The following are from one region of the Platichthys flesus chromosome 2, fPlaFle2.1, whole genome shotgun sequence genome:
- the LOC133960906 gene encoding red-sensitive opsin, translating to MAEEWGKQAFAARRYNEDTTRGSVFVYTNSNHTRDPFEGPNYHIAPRWVYNLATLWMFFVVVASVFTNGLVIVATAKFKKLRHPLNWILVNLAVADLGETVFASTISVCNQFFGYFILGHPMCIFEGYVVSVCGIAGLWSLSIISWERWIVVCKPFGNVKFDAKWATGGILFSWIWPAVWCAPPIFGWSRYWPHGLKTSCGPDVFSGSEDPGVQSFMIVLMLTCCILPLSVIILCYLAVWWAIHSVAMQQKESESTQKAERDVSRMVVVMILAYCVCWGPYTGFACFAAANPGYSFHPLAAAMPAYFAKSATIYNPIIYVFMNRQFRTCIMQLFGKEVEDASEVSSSKTEVSSVAPA from the exons ATGGCAGAAGAGTGGGGAAAACAGGCGTTTGCTGCCAGGCGGTACAATGAAGATACGACGAGGGGATCTGTTTTTGTATATACAAACAGCAATCATACCAGAG ATCCCTTTGAGGGGCCCAATTACCACATTGCTCCTCGATGGGTTTACAACTTGGCAACCCTCTGGATGTTTTTTGTGGTCGTTGCATCAGTCTTCACAAATGGTCTCGTCATTGTGGCCACAGCTAAGTTCAAGAAACTCCGTCACCCATTGAACTGGATATTGGTCAATCTTGCAGTCGCTGATCTTGGAGAAACAGTTTTTGCCAGCACCATTAGTGTATGCAACCAGTTTTTTGGTTACTTCATTCTGGGACACCCGATGTGCATCTTTGAGGGCTATGTTGTCTCAGTGTGTG GAATTGCTGGTCTCTGGTCCCTGTCCATCATCTCCTGGGAGAGATGGATAGTTGTGTGCAAACCTTTTGGAAATGTCAAGTTTGATGCCAAATGGGCCACAGGTGGAATTCTGTTCTCCTGGATCTGGCCAGCAGTGTGGTGTGCTCCCCCAATCTTTGGCTGGAGCAG GTACTGGCCTCATGGACTGAAGACCTCCTGTGGACCTGACGTATTTAGTGGAAGTGAAGACCCTGGAGTTCAGTCCTTCATGATTGTTCTTATGCTGACATGTTGCATACTTCCCCTGAGTGTTATCATCTTGTGCTACCTGGCTGTCTGGTGGGCCATCCATTCT GTTGCGATGCAGCAGAAGGAATCGGAGTCAACCCAGAAAGCTGAGAGAGATGTGTCCAGAATGGTCGTTGTCATGATCTTGGCATATTGTGTCTGCTGGGGACCTTATACAGGCTTTGCCTGCTTCGCAGCGGCCAACCCTGGATATTCCTTCCACCCTCTGGCTGCTGCCATGCCTGCATACTTTGCTAAGAGCGCCACCATTTACAACCCTATCATCTATGTATTCATGAACCGACAG TTCCGCACATGCATCATGCAACTCTTTGGCAAAGAAGTGGAAGATGCTTCTGAAGTATCCTCATCAAAGACAGAGGTCTCATCTGTGGCTCCTGCATAA